TTGCCGGCAACCCGTATGAGAGTGCATGAACAAGACTCAATCCGACACTTCCCGGATACACAAATAGCCTGCACTGGTTGGCAATCGCCGCGATCCTCATCTCATCCGTCGTAGAACCATGCCAACGCACGCGATCCGACAGACCGAGACTCTCTGCAAGTGAGCGCAAGTGCAGCTCGGTTTCGCCGCTTCCGACTATATCGAGCGAAACGCCAGCGCAGTCTGGTTGCGCCAGTGCCTCAAAGAGGAGGCTTAGGCCAGCCTTTGGCGTCAGCCGGCCGATGAAAAACAGATCGCGTGTGCGATGCTCAGAACGATATGGTTTCCTCAAACGAACGATGTCATCAGTTTCGATACCATTATCGAGAGCAAAGACTGACTGAGAGCGGGTTCGCTGTATGCACCGATACTCGGTCATCTCTTCATTTGTGTAAAACAGGATCGCATCTGGCAACCGCATCACCAGCATTCGCAACCTGGCACGCCATGGCTTGCTCGTCGCACTCCATAGGTGCCCCCACCATACAGTCCGAACTCCAAGGAGCTTGGCCTTCAAAAGCAGAAGTATGTTTGTCAGGCTGCGGGGAGCGCCGGAAATGACTACAATATCTCCCCTAGCCAATGGTACAGCTAGAGCCCCCCTTTGCCAGTAAAGGCCCGGGCCGATCCTTTTGGTCGGGCCAAGTGAGCGCTCCCATCTAGGAACTGCGTCGCGGTCAGTCAACGCCCCCAGGTCCTCGAAAGACGCGTGGACGCTGAAGCCAGCGCCCAACCTCTCGGCAAGCCGTTCAAAGAAGCCGAGGCGATAAGCCGGGACAACCGGCTGCAAAATCGTGACATTGGGCATAACTTATTGAACTCGTTCCGAGCGGGCCCGCCTGCTATGCTGGCCGGCAATCCACGACGAGCGCGCTCGATACAACAAGCAAAGTAGAATCACTAGCCAAACAGCCCGGGAGCCAGCCCTCATGGCGAACACTTGCCCGCCTATAAGCATCAACGCAACTGGCAGGACAGCTAGGATTTGATAACGACTACCGGCAAGTGGCGATGCAATCCGCAACGCAAGGAAAGGCGCACACGACATCAGCGCAAGAAAAAAAGGCCCAAGAACGACCCCCGAATAACCGAACCAGAACAGCGGCTCTGAATATATATCATAATTTATACCCACAGCGACCCGGGATATACCCAACGTATCGCTGAGGCTATTGCTATACAAGCTCTCGCTTAGAAATACAGACGGCATTGGGGAGTAATATGTCAAAAATCGGATTAGCGACGAAAAACTCAGATCGCCCATTCTCCACTGAGACACAACAATAGTATCGAGGCCCGCAAATGAGGCCTGGGTTATCCAAGGTATAGCATTGAGCGCTTCTAGGGAGAAAATCGTATCCTGAAAGCCGTGCCAAAAGCCCCAAAACGATGGAATGCTACGAGTTGTGAATGACAGGTTCAATGAAACCAAGGCCAACCAGCCAAACACAACTGCTTCAGCACGCCTCTTGTGAAGCCACGAAACCGTTGCAACCGCCAGAAAAGGGACAGCCACAGCACGGCTCGCCGTCATTGCTGGATAAATCGTAGAGAAGAATAACGCAAAGGCAAACAAAGGGTACCTTACGGAGAAGGCAAATCTGGAAGAAACTAGAATTAACAAAACTCCACAAACCAAGCCGACGCGAGGTATTACAGCATTTCCTGAATGACGCCCGACTAACGTCATCTCCATCTGATCCGCATAGAATAGCCATATCCAAAGGCCGGCGACCACAAGCATGGAAACGGTCGCCGCCTCAACAACGTTATTTCCAACAATTGGATTTGCGCCAATTCTAATATTAGACTGCTTAATCGAGAAATTCAAACCTAAACACCAGCGAAATACAAATACGAATAACGCATAAAATACACACATCGACGCAGCTATACTGTAATCCCAAGTAAGCGTAACGTCTCTTACAAAGAATGAATAATCTAGGAACCCAAACTCCTTCAAAAGACCGACGCCAACCGATCCAAAAGTAAATATCGCGACAAAAACAATCGCGAACCCCCTATTCATTAGGCGCAATCCAAATTTTCACCATCTTCCATTCAGTCTCAAGCCGCACGTTCGATCCTATCCGATAAGGTACCATTGGCGGGGTAGCTAAAGTCTTTTTCTTACCGAGGTGATGCTTTCCGTTTTATCGCCCCTACCTAGTCTACATCAGAGCTTTCGTCAGCAGTCAGCCTCACTGGGAGGCTCGACTGCAGTGGCGTGAACCATAACGGAATCATCTCAGCCTGCGGACAAGGTGGCGACAGCGTAC
The nucleotide sequence above comes from Mesorhizobium shangrilense. Encoded proteins:
- a CDS encoding glycosyltransferase is translated as MLVMRLPDAILFYTNEEMTEYRCIQRTRSQSVFALDNGIETDDIVRLRKPYRSEHRTRDLFFIGRLTPKAGLSLLFEALAQPDCAGVSLDIVGSGETELHLRSLAESLGLSDRVRWHGSTTDEMRIAAIANQCRLFVYPGSVGLSLVHALSYGLPAILHENRREHMPEYAAFKTGVNGLNFPSNEASGLSQVISRALGDSERLNRMSAAAVLTTTNAFNSAVMAERFCAMVEALTRDDVKGR